The DNA region ATAGAATACGAATATGACCACTCCAACGGAGAAGATATAACGATGAAAAATACACGCCAACAAATTCGCCCCAGGGGTACAAAAACCTCATTCAACCGGAAACACAAGAGTACTTGAAATCTGTTGTATTTTTGACATGATTGATAGAGGTGTGGCCTTTGTCActtgaaattattgaaatttcaCACAAAATTCAACTGAAGTCAACATACAAAGGTTCACTTACAAAGTAATTTGTGTCGTTGTTTGGCTGTGCTTAACGCTGAATCACTTAGAGAATTAGAATATCGACTTTTTCGGACAAAATTTCCCCTTTATCTCTCTATACATCTTCATGAAAGCAAGGCATCTGTCACGGTGACATCAAATAGAAAACTAGACGCATATTTACGTTCACCCGGGCTctctgttggaaataaactttgtttttgtgCTTGCATTCGCCTAAGTTCTTTTTAATGCAATTATTACTTTAACCTGTAACTGTTTTTCTCGTTATGCCACAGATGCAGGTTTCTCACATATGTATACAGAGCTTAAAACAGTATTTGTTATGTTGTGTAAAGACCCTTTtctggggtggggtgggggtggggtggggggcGGTGGTGCCATGTATAATTGGCCACTATTTCAATACTTATTACTAGacacaattttgatttttttcttttttcgagtATTGActtgattaaattttgttttgcaggaTAGGGGTTGTAGCGGGGTAAGTCTTTTGCCAAACAGGCTGTcttcttatgtttttctttttcttggttaacAAAATTTTCAGGCTGAGATAGCTTTTAATTATAAACAGCCCCAAGTGCTAGGGTGATGACTcttaaccaaaagaaaacaaaaagtctctACCAAAGGTTATCACTAGATGAACTATTAATTTTATGGGATTATTAGAATGGTTCTCATGGATGTGTGAAATATACTTAGGCATATTTTGTACGATTACctcccaatttttttgtttccatttgaaGATACTAGGCTAGTTTACTTTAGTTAATATATTTTGGTTTATTGGCGAGTGTGGTTTCACTAAACCTGGTGAGTACTACGTAACTTTTAGTGTTtagagtaattttcattttccgtaAAAGAATAGGGTTATTAATAGTTAATGGTGTACTGTGAATTTATtgctttcctttgttctttatCAAGTACTACAAACTAAataatcatttctttagttcatGGGCAAACGAATATCACCCTAAAAgatgtaaagaaacaaaaggtcACAAGGCATTTAGCATCTAATATCATTATCGTAATTCATCAGCAGTACCCAGGCCTATTGAAATCACTCTAATCAAAACCACTATTTTCATTTGCCCTTGAATGAAAAATGACTATTTAGTTTGTAGCAGTtgataatgaacaaaaaattcagagtCTAATAATTGCAGTAActgcaaattttcatttgcatatgaaaatgtttttattctgtATATATGCAGTGAGGAAAAAGACATACAGTAAGATTATAATAGTTTTAATATAGCAATTTCTTGGTGAAGAGTACCAGAGTAGCTTTCACTGTATTCCGGTTGATAATCAGTATTAAAgacatttaactctttaactcccaagatctgattgttaattctcccccgtagctgctagacatttccttgtaaattagttatgagaacttagtgctagatcaagatagtagcttctacctgacaagtttgaatattctcatcacctgttagctgaagaatgtatggatattgtagggagaagttttatgttaatcacctctgggagttaaagtgttcaGGAGACACTAGAAGTTTTTCATGGCTTAATAAAGGTTTCAATGTACTTggataaaatgaatgaaaacagtCAGCTCAAGGGACTTAACACACATTATGTTTCACTGTTCCTCAGTAGTTGTTGGTCTGGCGAGGGACTTAACACACATTATGTTTCACTGTTCCTCAGTAGTTGTTGGTCTGACGAGGCCCGTCGCAAGCGGTTACCTTTGCGGAGAGGGTGGTCATTGAGGTGGTCATgattaggagaatttgattaacaaacaagagcttctaCTGTTAGAGATCATTCTCGCTATAATTCTCACAACTTAgatgttttattcaggggtgatactttaaccttttaactcccaagatttgattgttaattctcctctgtagctgctagacatttccttgtaaattagttatgagaacttagtgctagatcaagatagcagcttctacccgataagtttgaatattctcatcacctgttagctgaagaatgtatggatattgtagggagaagttttatgttaatcacttctgggtgttaaagggttaatgctgTTGGTAATTCTGGCTGTATTAAATAGGCCTGTCTGGCTAATCGTGACAAACTTGAATACAGCTGATctccaatattcattatttgtaTAAGATCATTTGCAGATCTGATCCCTCGTgtgttattgtaaatcaaaggaCACAAACTCATTGCAACACCTTGCTGTCCTGCATTCTATCTAAATACTAACTCGTTACCTTGATTATATGGAGCTACTGTTGTTTTGTTAGGGTTAACATATGTTGACTACTATCTACTTAAAGGGATACTCTCTAGCCTGTAATAACTTTTTGAGAAAAGACGGATAATAACTTAAATAAAACAGATATTGTGAAAAATGTAAATCTTCTCTAGTTTTCGTTAAATTAGAAACTTTCTTTAACGCGCGGTCCGAGTGTAGGAGCTGAGCCTACAAACGGAAGTGACGTAGAAGTGAGAACTCATTCAACTTCCGTTAACAAGAGCACCGGGACTTCTTCAGAATCGAAAACGCGCTACAAAAATACAATAATGTCGCAACGATGTGTGGCCGGTGGATGTTCCAATACACGTAGCGATGGAGTAAGCCTTCATAAGTGGCCTGAAGATCCTCATTTCGCCAGTTTATGGACGATAGCCGTGAAAAATACGCGATCCGATTTTGTGAACCCAATAAACTCTAGCCGTCTGTGCAGCATTCACTTCGCTACCGATTCTTTTGAGGAACAGTCAGTTCTAGCGAAATCTATGGGTTTAAAGATGAAAGCCCTTCTAAAATACAATGCCGTTCCCTCAATGTTTGATACTAATCCGcctgtaaaaaagaaacaaaggctCGTGGAAGAAAAAACCTTTTATCTTCACAAGTTGATGAGACTAGCGCGGGATCATCAAAACAAAATCGACAACAATTGCGAGGAGCATACAGAAAACGGGAAGCTGCAAGGGTATgtattaaaagaaatataaacctGTCTTCATTGATTGAACCCAGGGTGCTGTGTTATACAAACCGGTGGCTCGGCCAGTCCTTCAGATTCGATTGCTTCATTATTTTTGGCAACAACACAATCGATTTTGCGACAGCAAACACATTCGAGAACTCGATTCAATCCCTGACAATTTCCACACCGACTCCTAAAAGTTCGAACATCAGCTTCAATAGTACAGCTAAAGAGGTAAAGGTATGAGGAATTACGCAAgcttaattaacaaatagagaagccttgactgtgctctgttctgttataaagcacgcaggaagcggctagagcacgaaagaagtgtagggagaaacacgagacgtagtcgactgtttctccccacttcttgagtcaAATTCCCCATGCATTACttccaattttcaaaacaagtccaaagcgaacaacaatgtcgtcagcatgctctatactctcatagagcacgctacaataagccaatcagaatccctgttagaatggttcaaataatctaattggctctacaagacaaaagctgtcaaaagtgtcaaaccatcaaagttaaaaaaaccatcaaagttcataatctgcgatagtttacaaactaaaatagttcggcaggtcgattttaacgcttttgcctgaagtttttaatacagaatcttcAAGTGAcatgttcagtgaacttcagccgaattatggctcataaaaaacacgcgagttttttcacatgataaggtagaaaacaaactgttcaaggcaagtgttttttaaatgaactacagccgaattcaccggaacatgaagatcgctcgggatgacagtGCCGCAAAACTcgcctttgtttggttcttctgttgctacttgccggctcgcttgttccgaaattttactttcagttatcggaaaaaagctaaaaagaagtcccagaaaggtcgaacatagtacaatttggcagatggcgtgacagctttagcttagttctatgctctatactctcatagagcatgctctttcaaccaatgacagcgcgcgttatatccgaactttattataagaATCGATAAGAAACATGTGACATGCACAGCTAATGTGAGAGAATAGCTTTATTGTGTCAACAACAAATGCCGCTCTGTTCAAGTTGAAGTCCTGTATTTTTTAGGCTAAAAACTGCTACATGTCTCAAATCTAATGATCACTTCACTTTGTGAAGTGACAAACGAAAAGATTTCGCCAAAAGGCGAAAATTGTAACTCACTGAAATCGCTTACCAGTCTGTGTTTCGTAATCGCTCGAATGGATCGGCCTCATCTGATTCATTCGAGGAGTCAGAACTAGCCTCACTGTTATAAGGCTCAAACAAATATAGTTGCGTTGCTTGAGCGTCTGCACTCTCGATCATCGAAGATGAACTCGAAAAAGAACAACTCGAATCAATAGAGTCGAACTTCTTTACGATCGCTTaaatgtttttcagttctcCTTTTACGTCATGGATCACATGTTTAAAAAAGAGCCAGTTCAACTTCCTGTCCTCGAATTGAGTGAATTTTGCGCTTTTACACCTAGGATTTTAACCGAATGAAAGGTTTTAGGgaactttttcttctttcagtaGTTATTTTGACAAAAGATCTACATTTTAACTAAATGGTAGAATTTGGTGGGGAGTATCCCTTTAATTTatagttgcaataatttgctacatTCAGCCTCATTCTTGTAAGAACACATCAGTTTgttccaagaaaacaatgttaaatatcGACTGACACGATATTTTACCTTTCTTATACTTTGACGAATTCTTTCACGacagttaaaattaaaagtcctttcattttattatttttagcattAACATAACAGTACAATGTAGATGACATGGGGATACATGAGAGAATACGGGcatagacaaattttctaacctttctgctcttgttccTTAACCTGTTCAAACTTCGTATTGgtattctgcttggttcacgatcacgtctaaatacacgatgagatttgcgtctatgcttctctcgattaacattagatagctcagttgatatCGCATGTTTCTCAATGAAAGGTTTACTCATAAATGTTCGCTAATAAAGAGATCTCTCACAAGTTTCACGGACCAATCCGTTCGGAAAACGCtcgacatcttttagtgtggctCTACCGCGAACGatgtgtgcatattttgtatgcgttttgagCGTATTATACACAGTGTCTGTGCCGATTTTGCTCCGCGAAAGCTTCTCATCGTCTGCCATTACACTATACCATGTGCTCATTAGTCAAAAGGTTGTGCATGCGTGACGAGGACTTGACTGCGATTTGCGACCCAACGAAAAAAAAGCGTTTCTGGAATTTCAACTCGGGCGTTTCCTTTGGAATGCCCCAATAATAATTCGCTATTTGGCACTATGTCAGTATTGTGCCATCAGATTGACAACAAGCAAATGAATTGTCTGCCTGGTTTATCTTGGGGCTGAAGGCCACCGAAAGATCATCTAACCTAGAAAAGCACTTATCTCCGTAGTTATCCGGCAATCGTTGGATCGATTGGCGAATTTCTAGGGTAAAGAGTAAGTTAATTCGTAAAGGAAGGCTTTGGTCGATGTGAGGATGCAGGCAAAGCGGTGTTGGTCGATATTGTTGGTCAACTTTATAATCTATACGCAGACTGCTCAACCCGGTAAGTCGATATCTAAATACTtcattgtttcataacatttacatttagatatttttaataaaaatattcaacgAATGCTAACTTTAAACAGAGGTTTGTAGGATTTTGACACCGTTTTCGCTCTTTTTGAGAAAAGACGCTCGTATACTGCTCGTAGGCAATCTTATTTAATACCACCGATCGCAATGGACGCAGCCACGCGTTATTAAAACATCTAAAACTCAACGGGTGTTGGGCTCGAACGTTTGTCAACGGGCTTTCTACTAGTTTGTCTTCTACTCGGGAATTTGGAACTTATTTAAAGTTCTAGGTAGATCCTCGCCAGGCGGTGCAGCCTTATCGAAAATGCGAAAGTTTGCTATCGATCAATTGACAAGTTGTTACCCTCTCGCTCTCAAAAGTGGCTCTCGAAAGTTAGATTtggagaaaaatttctttttctggatCCTGTAGAAATATATGGAACCACTCAAAAAGTACCTGAAAGAAGTTTCTCTCGTAGGATCTAAGATTATACGCAGAAATGCACAAAAAGTAATGTCGAGGAGAATTTTGTATCCTGAATCAAAACGTTCGAGCTAACTTACTCTCATTAAATAGGCTCGGGTCGCACTAGGGACGTTTTGATCAATATTCCGTCAAAAAAGAATTAATGTCTATCATTACAACGCGTTTTTTTATGCGACCGgtgtttcaaaaatttctaaaatttcgGAAAGTCTGCAGAAACTTCAAAGACTGAACGGGTGGGGCAggcagattttaaaaaaaatcgaaaaaaacaaaagacaccgCTTCCGGAGCTGTCAACGCAGTCATTTGACCCAGATATGACCTGCAGTTAAACTATTCAATCGGAGGGAATTTTAATATTCAACCTCCAACTTTCAGCATGGatggatgttttcttttttactatgCGCCAGGGTCGTTCCTAAGCCAAAATTTTCGTCATTTCGACCCTACATTGGCTGGACCGATCTTAGATCAAGCGGAACCCAGCGGGATTTTGCTTAATCCGTCCGATAGTCCGGCATGTGTTGTAAGTGTTAGCGATAGCCCGAccacaggcgacccaagctccagctgtgagatgatcatcttgcacaataacagtcatggcggaattataagagtttgtttgagaatatttacgaccgctcttaggaatcaaacaatacgtcaaattctcaataaaaaataactcaccttacttccacagcgcatcacttgttatctgttcgctttctttgatgaaaagaacccattttagcgagttgtccacttcgaggttttcaacgtacataagaaaagccctaTGTaagttgaaaacctcgaaatggacagCTCGCTAAAATGGGTACTTTTCATTAAGTgatacgctgtgaaagtaaggtggATTATTTTCACGCTGTGAAAGTAAGATGgattattttcattgagaatttgacgtattgttgtattccttagagcggtcgtaaatattctaATACAAACTCTTATTATTCCGCCATGtctgttattgtgcaagatgatcTTCTCACAGCTGGCGCCTGGGCTGCCTGTGGCCCGACCAGCTCAAGGTCAGCTGAAGgtttggcagaaaaaaaagaaagcaatacGACAAATGGCCCCAAGAAGAGCAAAGAGCTCAAGTAGTGAATATCAAACCATGATTCGGCTGAGCTAGGGATGGTCCACATGTAAGGTGCAACACGAATTCAAGGTTTTCTTCTAAGAAAAGCGACATTCAGGATTTGTATATATTCATTTACCCATCTCTGATACAGGATGAAAAAGGCAAATATTTGTTGCTGTTGCATGTCGATAATTTGTCGAAGTAGAAtggcaaaagcaaagcaaaatgtCTGATTTGGGTTCATATTTATTACGGCACAATATGCGCCCGAAATGAAATCTGATCGACTGTGTTTATTTTGACCTGTTTATGTATTTCGGTATTGCGACCCAAAAATTGTGTCACATTTTTCGGCTCTTCCGATTACGGTCtcaaattttcgaaaattttcctAAGGGGAAATATGCAATAATTCTTACTTCGATAACACGATTTTATCAACTGTACTGCCGGTATAAAATCTGTCTCCTAGGAATGGCATTATCCCCCAGCAAAACTTAGCATAGTTGCAATGACTGTTAATACACGAATGGGGTCTTATTGCGCTTTTTCACTCCGAAACTAGTGACAAACGATTAATAATATAAAACTGACttgaaatatcaattattaAATCTTTACAGACAATTATCCACCACGTGCTCAAGGTACTCTAAAACCACTGTATGTCGCTAGATTAGGAGATATAAAACGGTTAAGATGTGCTGTGACAGGGCTTCCACCACCGAATATCACATGGATCAAAAACGACCAGCCTTTGCGCCAGTCTGAGAGGATAAGAAAGctaaacaagaacaaaactatTAAGATCAAAGGAGTCCGACTTGATGACCAAGGCAACTACACCTGTATTGCTGAAAATCCTCTCGGTAAAGTCAACCTGACGCTCCAGCTAAACGTGCGTCATGATGAAATTCGGACAACTACTGGTTCACCACTAGCAACTAAAAGACCCACAACTAAGCATCAGGCTAGAGGTAGGCAATCATATAAGATCTACAGAGAAGCACCTCATCATGAGTTTGTTCATAATGGTTCAACCTTCTTGATTTGCAGAACCAACCCTAATACTTTGGTGGCTATTTATAAGTTTGacttaaaaacgaaaaaaaaaattggactgCAGAAACGCTTTCGGCCACTTTTCGACACTTTGCACCCTAGGCCCAGATCATGCACCCTCGAGTACGCACAAGTATCTAAGCCGGCATACACTTTTTTTTgtaagaaccttttttttttacaagaacgtTCAGGTTGGaataaaccaaatttttaaaacaaacttagaACACACCCAGGCTGAGAGTCAGTTAAGGTCGTCTATATTTTGCCCCTTTCCGTCAGAAGTGTAAATTAATGtgaaagaaatgtaaaactCTGGTCTAACGGAACAATAACTAAAAAACTTAaggatattttttaatattagcAATGTCTTTATATTATTGCACGATACACTGAATAACTTTTCAGTTTGTAGTCTAACTTAATCGATTAATTGAAATACTATACCACGCTCAAAtcgcaaaaaaattagaacGTTCAGCCCCAGCCCCAAAATTACGccttgttataaaaaaaaatgtatcctAACAAGAATAAGTACCGTTATTTCTCCCTGACCACAATTTAGAGATACGTACCTGGTCTTGAGAAACGAtctcttttttcagatttcatgACGAATCTCAAGACTCCAGAATCAAGTGAGtacctgtcattttttttaattactttaggTAACTCATGGATAATAACTCATTAGAAGAATGTCAATGCACTCAGCGAAACGCATAACCCTcttgtgaaaaagaaacaatgaatacaaacaaagtaaaaaggaaGGAGCGAGGAGAAGCGGAGAACAACGCGGAAATTCCAAAACGAACAGTGTACGTGTCATGCTTGTAGATGGACAGAGTAGTGGGGCAGATAACGCGTTACATGCGCGCGTTGCTGTTGCACTCTTCGCCGAGTTAATTGTTCTTTCGGTTGAACCGATGGCTAGtttgttttgcagttttttttttgatttttgattccGTGCCGTCCGATTGTTTGTAATCATCCGCGTGATCAGAAAATCGGACTCCCATTTATCGTTCGTCCGATT from Pocillopora verrucosa isolate sample1 chromosome 1, ASM3666991v2, whole genome shotgun sequence includes:
- the LOC136284070 gene encoding THAP domain-containing protein 10-like, with product MSQRCVAGGCSNTRSDGVSLHKWPEDPHFASLWTIAVKNTRSDFVNPINSSRLCSIHFATDSFEEQSVLAKSMGLKMKALLKYNAVPSMFDTNPPVKKKQRLVEEKTFYLHKLMRLARDHQNKIDNNCEEHTENGKLQGYVLKEI